TGTAAGCTGTACTGCCCTTTTAGCCAGCCGCTGCGCATTAATGCCGCGCCGAGCAGCATCATCCCCGCCAGTTGCCAACCGTATTGCGCCCCCAGCGCCAGCAAGCTATTGGACATCATATCCACGCGATTGCTGACCGCTTCCAGACCGCCGTTCACTTTCCAGTATTTTTCATACAGCAACGCTGAAGCATCCGGCGTCCAGGCGCGACTGGTCTCACTCCCTGAGATAATCCCCAGCAGCAGCAGTACGCCAACGCCCACCAGATAAAGGAGTACGCCGGTGTTAAATAAGCTTTTAACCGACGGCGCATCCCGGATCAGCCGCCAGCAAATCAGGCCGATTAAGCCATATGCCAGCAGAATATCGCCATCCCAGAAGAGTAAACCGTGAATAAAACCCAACAGCACCAGCAGCGTAAGCCGCGACTGGATCCAACGTTTACCGCGCGGGAGCAACATTTGCAGACCTGCACCGAACAGCAGTGCAAACAGCGTGAGGAATTTAACCTGCGCAAAGAGATCGAGCAGCGCCCAGGTCCAGGCGTCGGATAAGGTGATGTTGCCATACCACGCGGGATTAAGGTATGCCGCCTTTGGCAAGCCAAAGGCGCTAATATTGAGAAGCAGGATACCAAGAATGGCAACGCCACGAATAAAATCCAGCGTGACATTACGCTCCATGGTTCCTGCCCTAATCAGTTGTGATGACGTACTGCGCGCAGGAATTCCTGACGCGTATTCTGGCTGGACTTAAACAATCCGCCAAGAGAAGTGGTCGTAGTCGCACTGGTCGCATCGCGAATGCCGCGCGCTTTCACACAGTAATGTACCGCATCAATCGACACCGCCACATTATTGGTTCCGAGCAATGTTTGCAGCGCGGTGAGAATTTGCTGAGTCAGACGTTCCTGTACCTGCGGACGCTGGGCGAAGAACTGCACAATGCGGTTAATCTTCGACAAGCCAATAACCGAATCTTTCGGGATATACGCCACCGTCGCTTTGCCGTCGATAGTGACAAAGTGGTGTTCGCAGGTGCTGGTCAGCGTGATATCGCGAACCGTGACCATCTCATCGACCTTCATTTTGTTTTCAATGACGGTGATTTTCGGGAAGTTGGCGTAATCGAGGCCGGAGAAAATCTCATCGACATACATTTTCGCAATGCGATGCGGAGTTTCCATCAAACTGTCATCGCTCAAATCGAGATTGAGCAACTGCATAATCTCGGTCATATGGCCCGAGATAAGACGTTTGCGCGTTTCGTTATCCATCTCTTGCACGGGCGGGCGTAGTGGCGTTTCAAGACCACGCGCGACCAGCGCTTCATGAACCAGGGCCGCTTCTTTACTGAGTGATGACATTTCTTCTTCTCCTGCAGGTGGGGCGCCTCTGCCCTGCATGGGGCAAAGTTTTTAGGCTGTGTCACAGCCTGAACATTGTGCGTGAGGCGGCGCACATAATCCAGTATTCACCGCGATAATTATTGAAATTGGTACAGCCTTTCAGCGTAGCGATTTCACTTGTCTTTCAGCCCGGTGATATCGAGTGTTAATGTAAAGTTATATAGATGATGAAGTATGTTTGCTCAATGCGGAAGTGAAAGTTACTCACAGTGCTATGAATAATCTGTATTATGGTGATTTCGCAAACACATTCAGGTTCAACACAACAAGGAGCCACGCATGGAAATGCTTGAAGAGCACCGCTGTTTTGAAGGCTGGCAGCAACGCTGGCGTCACGACTCCACCACGTTAAATTGCGCCATGACCTTCAGTATATTTCTTCCACCACCCCGCGATAACGCCCCGCCTCCGGTGCTGTACTGGCTGTCGGGTCTGACCTGCAATGATGAAAACTTCACCACCAAAGCCGGCGCACAGCGTATCGCGGCTGAGCTGGGCATTGTCCTGGTGATGCCAGACACCAGCCCGCGCGGCGAGCAGGTTGCCAACGATGATGGCTACGATTTAGGCCAGGGCGCAGGATTTTACCTCAATGCCACCCAGCAGCCGTGGGCAACGCATTTTCGCATGTATGACTATCTGCGTGATGAGCTGCCGGCACTGATTCAATCGCATTTTAACGTGAGCGATCGCTGCGCTATCAGCGGGCACTCCATGGGCGGTCACGGCGCATTGATTATGGCGCTGAAAAACCCCGGAAAATACACCAGCATTTCCGCCTTTGCGCCGATCGTCAATCCTTGCCGTGTTCCGTGGGGTGAGAAGGCTTTTGGCGCTTATCTGGGGGAAGATAAATCACGGTGGGCCGAGTGGGACAGCTGCGCGTTAATGTTAGCCAGCAAGCCCGCAGACGCGATTCCGACGCTTATTGATCAGGGAGACAGCGATCAGTTTCTTGCCGATCAGTTGCAGCCCGCAGTGCTGGCCGAAATAGCCCGTCAGACCGCATGGCCAATGACGCTACGTATTCAGCCAGGTTACGATCATAGCTATTACTTTATAGCGTCGTTTATTGAAGATCATCTGCGCTTTCACGCCCAGTATTTGCTGAAGTGATCCCTGAGTGAGGGCGGCAGCCCTCTTCATTCCTCCATCATTTCTTCACTTTTTCTCCTTTTTTCTTTCCCCGCTATCTTATTGATTTAAGTCTTATTTCCTTCCAAAAAACATCAAACACAAATGATTTCTATTATCATTTGTGTTTACAAACATTCATACTTTTGTACAATCCACTCGCTTCTTTACTGAAAAGAGTCCTTAAAAGACAAATACATACAATTGTCATGGCCTTTCACATGACGCGCAGTTTGATTCATTTAAATGGAATGATACAAATGACTATACCTCACGTTAAGGCTGTAGCTGCCGCAGTATGCGTCGCCAGTCTCCCATCACTCGGCCATGCCGCTGAACAGGACACCGTCGTAGTCACCGCTACCGGCTTTGAGCAGAAAATTCAGGATGCCCCCGCTTCGATATCTGTTATTACCAAGCAGCAGATTGAGGACAAAGCCTATCGGGATGTCACCGATGCGCTTAAAGATGTTCCTGGCGTCGTCGTCACC
The Citrobacter arsenatis DNA segment above includes these coding regions:
- the folE gene encoding GTP cyclohydrolase I FolE, which translates into the protein MSSLSKEAALVHEALVARGLETPLRPPVQEMDNETRKRLISGHMTEIMQLLNLDLSDDSLMETPHRIAKMYVDEIFSGLDYANFPKITVIENKMKVDEMVTVRDITLTSTCEHHFVTIDGKATVAYIPKDSVIGLSKINRIVQFFAQRPQVQERLTQQILTALQTLLGTNNVAVSIDAVHYCVKARGIRDATSATTTTSLGGLFKSSQNTRQEFLRAVRHHN
- the yeiB gene encoding DUF418 domain-containing protein YeiB gives rise to the protein MERNVTLDFIRGVAILGILLLNISAFGLPKAAYLNPAWYGNITLSDAWTWALLDLFAQVKFLTLFALLFGAGLQMLLPRGKRWIQSRLTLLVLLGFIHGLLFWDGDILLAYGLIGLICWRLIRDAPSVKSLFNTGVLLYLVGVGVLLLLGIISGSETSRAWTPDASALLYEKYWKVNGGLEAVSNRVDMMSNSLLALGAQYGWQLAGMMLLGAALMRSGWLKGQYSLQHYRRTGVLLVIIGMVINLPAIIAQWQLDWAYRWCAFLLQAPRELGAPLQTIGYAALMFGFWPQLSRLKWVIAIACVGRMALTNYLLQTLICTTLFYQAGLFMKFDRLELLYFVIPVWAVNLLFSVIWLRFYRQGPVEWLWRQLTLRAAGTSLPRTSR
- the fghA gene encoding S-formylglutathione hydrolase, producing MEMLEEHRCFEGWQQRWRHDSTTLNCAMTFSIFLPPPRDNAPPPVLYWLSGLTCNDENFTTKAGAQRIAAELGIVLVMPDTSPRGEQVANDDGYDLGQGAGFYLNATQQPWATHFRMYDYLRDELPALIQSHFNVSDRCAISGHSMGGHGALIMALKNPGKYTSISAFAPIVNPCRVPWGEKAFGAYLGEDKSRWAEWDSCALMLASKPADAIPTLIDQGDSDQFLADQLQPAVLAEIARQTAWPMTLRIQPGYDHSYYFIASFIEDHLRFHAQYLLK